A part of Pararhizobium sp. A13 genomic DNA contains:
- a CDS encoding DUF2155 domain-containing protein: protein MVVLNQRIEMCRAFAAAALFAIAGASLLSMTAAAEAARITNPVAVFSGIDKITGRITTFDVYIGETVQFGALQVTPRVCYSRDDTEAPKTDTFVEVDEITLDRKIRRIFTGWMFADSPGLNAVEHPVYDVWLNSCKAKSDLPPPDAAANQ, encoded by the coding sequence ATGGTAGTTTTAAATCAGCGAATTGAGATGTGCCGGGCCTTTGCAGCGGCTGCCCTGTTCGCGATTGCCGGTGCCTCGCTTCTGTCCATGACCGCTGCTGCTGAGGCTGCGCGGATCACCAATCCGGTCGCAGTCTTTTCAGGCATCGACAAGATCACCGGCCGCATCACTACCTTTGACGTCTATATCGGCGAGACCGTCCAGTTCGGCGCCCTGCAGGTGACACCGCGCGTCTGCTACAGCCGCGACGATACCGAGGCGCCGAAGACCGACACCTTCGTCGAAGTCGACGAGATCACCCTCGACCGCAAGATCCGCCGCATCTTCACCGGCTGGATGTTTGCTGACAGCCCAGGCCTGAACGCCGTCGAACATCCGGTCTATGACGTCTGGCTGAACAGCTGCAAGGCAAAGTCCGACCTGCCGCCACCGGACGCCGCGGCCAACCAGTAG
- a CDS encoding NADH:ubiquinone oxidoreductase subunit NDUFA12, with protein sequence MKSLLQIFTWWNGQTIGTRFHTWRFGKRVGEDTAGNVYYEGGKDSEGRTRRWVIYNGYADASAIPPGWHGWMHHRTDVSPADENYQPREWQKPHRVNGTGTADAYRPQGSISNNGERPRVTGDYDAWTPRS encoded by the coding sequence ATGAAGTCTCTGTTGCAGATTTTTACCTGGTGGAATGGACAGACGATCGGCACGCGCTTTCATACCTGGCGCTTCGGCAAGCGGGTCGGCGAAGATACTGCCGGTAACGTCTATTACGAGGGTGGCAAGGACTCCGAAGGCCGCACCCGCCGCTGGGTGATTTACAACGGTTATGCCGATGCTTCCGCCATTCCGCCGGGCTGGCATGGCTGGATGCATCACCGCACCGACGTTTCGCCCGCCGACGAAAACTATCAGCCACGCGAATGGCAGAAGCCGCATCGCGTGAACGGCACCGGCACGGCGGATGCCTATCGTCCCCAGGGCTCGATCAGCAATAACGGCGAGCGTCCGCGCGTAACCGGCGATTATGATGCCTGGACACCACGTTCCTGA
- a CDS encoding ribonuclease E/G: MAEKMLIDASHAEETRVVVVRGNRIEEFDFESEHKKQIRGNIYLAKVTRVEPSLQAAFVDYGGNRHGFLAFAEIHPDYYQIPLADRQALLKAEAEEARRDDDIEHVETGTDLGPDFDEETVAATEETVVEAAETAAEPEEAAVEEKPKAKAKRPRRTKKAAAETAEAAADVSDADGEEGSTGEMAAMVDTDSISEETRGRRRNSDDDDDDDGHPEEKEVIESVGAEDAMEEVPDRQVRKPRKQYRIQEVIKRRQILLVQVAKEERGNKGAALTTYLSLAGRYSVLMPNTARGGGISRKITNLPDRKRLKEIARALDVPQGMGVILRTAGANRTKVEVKRDFEYLMRLWENVRTLTLSSTAPCLVYEEGSLIKRSIRDLYNKDISEIIVAGEEGYKEAKGFMKMLMPSHAKVVQPYRDVHPIFSRSGIEAQLDRMLVPQVTLKSGGYIIINQTEALVAIDVNSGRSTREHSIEDTALQTNLEAAEEVARQLRLRDLAGLVVVDFIDMEEKRNNRAVEKRLKDHLKNDRARIQVGRISHFGLLEMSRQRIRASVLESTMQVCSHCNGTGHIRSQSSVALHVLRGVEEYLLKNTTHNITVRTTPDIALYLLNHKRGTIVDYEERFGVQIIVEADAHVGAQHFAIDRGEAVENPVKIEQIIHFEPEPEDDDDIVIEEDIEDEEEAVVEAKAERAEREPAAQGDDQGNRKRKRRRRRRGGRGTGPNGEQTSTEAGAASDDISDEDGDEDEGDDDAALAAADDAQNAGLSEEERQKRKRRRRGKRGGRRNRPEEAEGENLAVSGETVNDELSETEFDASPADEAEATVEATVSAAATEAASETPVVAEEEAKPAKPKRGRSKKAVAAAVEEAPVEEAPAATADAEVQTAIEAQPQDVVVAEEPVIEKAAASLDETKPVRANRDIDSIASEPVVKSSSATQDGGEPPKPKKGGWWQKRGFF, translated from the coding sequence ATGGCAGAGAAAATGCTTATCGATGCGTCTCACGCTGAAGAGACGCGCGTCGTTGTCGTACGCGGAAACCGCATAGAAGAATTCGACTTCGAATCCGAACACAAGAAACAGATCCGCGGCAACATCTACCTCGCGAAAGTCACGCGCGTGGAGCCGTCGCTGCAGGCCGCCTTCGTCGATTACGGCGGCAATCGCCACGGCTTTCTGGCCTTCGCCGAAATCCACCCCGACTACTACCAGATCCCGCTCGCCGACCGGCAGGCACTGCTGAAGGCGGAAGCTGAGGAAGCGCGCCGGGATGACGATATCGAGCATGTCGAGACCGGCACGGATCTCGGCCCTGATTTCGATGAGGAAACAGTAGCTGCAACGGAAGAAACCGTTGTCGAGGCAGCCGAGACCGCTGCCGAGCCGGAAGAAGCCGCAGTCGAGGAAAAGCCGAAGGCCAAGGCAAAGCGCCCGCGCCGGACCAAGAAGGCGGCAGCCGAGACGGCAGAAGCCGCCGCGGACGTTTCCGACGCCGACGGCGAGGAAGGTTCGACCGGCGAGATGGCCGCCATGGTCGATACCGACAGCATCTCGGAAGAGACACGTGGCCGCCGCCGCAACTCCGATGACGATGACGATGACGATGGCCATCCGGAAGAGAAGGAAGTCATCGAATCCGTCGGCGCAGAAGACGCCATGGAAGAAGTGCCGGATCGTCAGGTTCGCAAGCCGCGCAAGCAGTACCGCATCCAGGAAGTCATCAAGCGCCGGCAGATCCTGCTGGTACAGGTGGCCAAGGAAGAACGCGGCAACAAGGGTGCGGCACTGACCACCTACCTGTCGCTTGCCGGCCGCTATTCGGTACTGATGCCGAACACGGCGCGTGGCGGCGGCATTTCCCGCAAGATCACCAACCTGCCGGACCGCAAGCGCCTGAAGGAAATCGCCCGCGCGCTCGACGTGCCGCAGGGCATGGGCGTCATCCTGCGCACCGCCGGTGCCAACCGCACCAAGGTCGAGGTCAAGCGTGACTTCGAATATCTGATGCGCCTGTGGGAAAACGTCCGCACGCTGACGCTGTCCTCGACCGCTCCCTGCCTCGTCTATGAAGAAGGCAGCCTGATCAAGCGCTCGATCCGCGACCTTTACAACAAGGACATCAGCGAGATCATCGTTGCCGGCGAGGAAGGTTACAAGGAAGCCAAGGGCTTCATGAAGATGCTGATGCCGAGCCACGCCAAGGTGGTTCAGCCGTATCGCGATGTACACCCGATCTTCTCGCGCTCGGGCATCGAAGCCCAGCTCGACCGCATGCTGGTGCCGCAGGTGACGCTGAAGTCCGGCGGCTACATCATCATCAACCAGACCGAAGCGCTGGTGGCGATCGACGTCAACTCCGGCCGCTCAACCCGTGAACATTCGATCGAGGATACCGCACTCCAGACGAACCTCGAAGCCGCCGAAGAAGTCGCGCGACAGCTGCGCCTGCGCGACCTTGCCGGTCTCGTCGTCGTCGACTTCATCGACATGGAAGAAAAGCGCAACAACCGCGCTGTCGAGAAGCGTCTGAAGGATCATCTGAAGAACGACCGGGCCCGCATCCAGGTCGGCCGCATCTCGCATTTCGGCCTGCTCGAAATGTCGCGGCAGCGCATTCGCGCATCGGTTCTCGAATCGACGATGCAGGTCTGCTCGCATTGCAACGGCACGGGCCACATCCGTTCGCAGTCTTCCGTCGCCCTGCATGTCCTGCGCGGCGTGGAAGAATATCTGCTGAAGAACACCACGCACAACATCACCGTGCGCACGACGCCGGATATTGCGCTCTACCTGCTCAATCACAAGCGCGGCACGATCGTTGATTACGAAGAGCGTTTCGGCGTGCAGATCATCGTCGAAGCCGACGCCCATGTCGGTGCGCAGCATTTTGCCATCGATCGTGGCGAAGCCGTCGAAAATCCGGTCAAGATCGAGCAGATCATCCACTTCGAGCCCGAGCCCGAGGATGACGATGATATCGTCATCGAAGAGGATATCGAGGACGAAGAAGAAGCCGTGGTCGAGGCCAAGGCCGAGCGCGCCGAGCGCGAACCGGCCGCACAGGGCGACGACCAGGGCAACCGTAAGCGCAAGCGCCGCCGCCGGCGTCGTGGCGGCCGCGGTACCGGCCCGAATGGCGAACAAACGTCCACGGAAGCCGGCGCCGCCTCCGACGACATATCGGATGAGGATGGCGACGAGGACGAAGGCGACGACGATGCCGCTCTGGCAGCTGCCGATGATGCTCAGAATGCCGGGTTGAGCGAGGAAGAACGCCAGAAGCGCAAGCGGCGCCGCCGCGGCAAGCGTGGCGGCCGACGCAACCGGCCGGAAGAAGCCGAGGGCGAAAACCTTGCCGTCAGTGGCGAGACGGTGAACGATGAACTGTCGGAGACTGAATTCGACGCATCGCCGGCTGACGAGGCCGAGGCGACTGTAGAGGCGACTGTATCGGCTGCAGCAACAGAAGCGGCGTCCGAGACACCTGTCGTCGCCGAAGAAGAGGCAAAACCCGCCAAGCCGAAGCGCGGCCGCAGCAAGAAGGCCGTCGCCGCGGCTGTTGAGGAAGCCCCTGTCGAGGAAGCGCCTGCCGCGACCGCCGATGCAGAGGTGCAGACAGCTATCGAGGCACAGCCGCAGGACGTCGTCGTTGCTGAGGAGCCCGTCATCGAAAAGGCAGCAGCTTCCCTTGACGAGACGAAGCCGGTTCGTGCCAACCGCGACATCGATTCGATTGCCAGCGAACCGGTGGTAAAATCATCCTCCGCCACTCAAGACGGCGGCGAACCGCCGAAGCCCAAGAAGGGCGGCTGGTGGCAGAAGCGCGGCTTCTTTTGA
- the accB gene encoding acetyl-CoA carboxylase biotin carboxyl carrier protein yields MADKKPGIDQTLIRDLANILNETDLTEIEVEQEDLRIRVSRAGTPQYVSAPVPAMAAPVQAASAAVAQATAAESARASKNAVTAPMVGTAYLSPAPGSRPFVEAGATVKEGQTILIIEAMKTMNQIPAPRSGRVVEILVEDGAPVEYGEALIIIE; encoded by the coding sequence ATGGCTGACAAGAAACCCGGCATCGACCAGACGCTGATCCGCGATCTCGCCAACATCCTGAACGAAACCGATCTCACCGAAATCGAAGTGGAACAGGAAGACCTGCGTATCCGCGTATCACGCGCGGGGACACCGCAATACGTCTCCGCTCCGGTTCCGGCCATGGCAGCACCGGTTCAGGCTGCTTCAGCCGCTGTGGCCCAGGCCACTGCTGCGGAGAGCGCAAGGGCCTCGAAGAACGCCGTCACCGCGCCGATGGTGGGCACCGCCTACCTGTCGCCCGCTCCGGGTTCGCGCCCCTTCGTCGAAGCCGGCGCCACGGTCAAGGAAGGCCAGACCATCCTGATCATCGAAGCCATGAAGACGATGAACCAGATTCCCGCGCCGCGTTCCGGTCGCGTGGTCGAAATCCTCGTTGAAGACGGCGCGCCGGTCGAATACGGCGAAGCGCTGATCATCATCGAATAG
- the aat gene encoding leucyl/phenylalanyl-tRNA--protein transferase, with protein MKGPRSRQPDITPDLLLRAYSIGLFPMADSADDPELFWVEPELRGIIPLDNFHISKSLAKKVRRAPFDIRYDTAFEEVMEGCAAPAPDRPTTWINAKIRSLYATLHGMGHAHSVEAWQGDELVGGLYGVSLGSAFFGESMFSRRTDASKICLVHLVERLRKRGFTLLDTQFTTEHLKSFGAIDVPKARYEKMLARAIASPHIKF; from the coding sequence ATGAAAGGACCCCGCAGCCGGCAGCCGGACATCACCCCGGACTTGCTGTTGCGGGCCTATTCCATCGGCCTGTTCCCAATGGCCGATTCCGCCGACGACCCGGAGCTTTTCTGGGTCGAGCCGGAACTGCGTGGCATCATCCCGCTCGATAACTTCCACATTTCGAAAAGCCTCGCGAAAAAGGTAAGGCGTGCACCCTTCGATATCCGCTACGACACGGCCTTCGAAGAGGTCATGGAAGGGTGCGCGGCGCCTGCCCCGGACCGCCCGACAACCTGGATCAACGCCAAAATCCGCTCGCTCTATGCGACGCTGCACGGCATGGGACACGCACACTCCGTGGAAGCATGGCAGGGTGACGAACTGGTCGGAGGGCTCTATGGGGTTTCGCTTGGCTCGGCCTTCTTCGGCGAAAGCATGTTCTCGCGCCGCACGGACGCCTCGAAGATCTGCCTCGTCCATCTGGTCGAGCGCCTGCGCAAGCGCGGCTTCACGCTGCTCGACACGCAATTCACCACCGAACATCTGAAAAGCTTCGGCGCCATCGACGTGCCCAAAGCGCGCTACGAAAAGATGCTGGCGCGCGCCATCGCCTCGCCGCACATCAAATTCTGA
- the aroQ gene encoding type II 3-dehydroquinate dehydratase, with amino-acid sequence MPSTIFVLNGPNLNALGKREPGIYGGQTLADIEAMCVEHGKTLGLDVICRQSNHEGDLVDWFHEAGNVAQGIVVNAGAYTHTSIALHDAAKAIGIPVIEVHLSNVHAREEFRHKSMLAPAAKGVICGFGADSYILALNALKTLTQHTK; translated from the coding sequence ATGCCATCGACAATTTTCGTGCTGAACGGCCCCAACCTCAACGCGCTCGGCAAACGTGAGCCCGGGATTTATGGAGGGCAGACGCTGGCCGATATCGAGGCAATGTGCGTGGAACATGGCAAAACGCTCGGTCTCGATGTCATCTGCCGTCAGAGCAATCATGAGGGCGACCTCGTCGACTGGTTTCACGAGGCGGGGAACGTGGCGCAGGGCATTGTCGTCAACGCCGGCGCCTATACCCACACGTCGATCGCGCTGCACGATGCTGCGAAGGCCATCGGCATCCCGGTCATCGAAGTGCACCTTTCCAACGTCCACGCCCGCGAAGAATTCCGGCACAAGTCGATGCTTGCCCCGGCGGCAAAGGGCGTGATTTGCGGCTTCGGCGCCGACAGTTACATTCTCGCGCTCAATGCGCTAAAGACACTCACGCAACACACGAAATAA
- a CDS encoding GNAT family N-acetyltransferase, producing MHGTKLQISIRKAKRDDLPDIISLFASDVLGGHGDTSEPDAYSDYLAAFERIAAAPNEALYVAELDGEVVGTFQTTVLTSLVGRGSSNMMIEAVQTRQEMRGKGIGEMMMHFAIGEARRQGLSKVQLTSNKDRRDAHRFYERVGFEPSHLGFKMRLK from the coding sequence ATGCACGGAACAAAACTTCAAATATCGATAAGGAAGGCAAAGCGGGACGATCTGCCCGATATCATTTCGCTGTTCGCATCCGATGTGCTGGGCGGTCACGGCGATACCAGCGAACCGGATGCCTACTCCGATTATCTCGCGGCATTCGAGCGCATCGCGGCGGCGCCCAACGAAGCGCTCTATGTCGCTGAGCTCGACGGCGAAGTCGTCGGCACGTTCCAGACGACCGTCCTGACCAGCCTTGTCGGTCGCGGCAGCTCGAACATGATGATCGAGGCGGTGCAGACCCGGCAGGAGATGCGGGGAAAGGGGATCGGCGAGATGATGATGCATTTCGCCATCGGCGAGGCCCGCCGCCAAGGCCTTTCCAAAGTGCAATTGACCTCGAACAAGGACCGCCGGGACGCGCATCGGTTCTATGAACGGGTCGGCTTCGAACCTTCTCACCTCGGCTTCAAGATGCGTTTGAAATGA
- the accC gene encoding acetyl-CoA carboxylase biotin carboxylase subunit, whose product MISKILIANRGEIALRVLRACKELGIATVAVHSTADADAMHVRLADESVCIGPPPSRDSYLNIHQIVAACEITGADAVHPGYGFLSENAKFADILDAHGITFIGPTADHIRIMGDKITAKETAKSLGIPVVPGSAGEVKPENALTIAREIGFPVLIKATAGGGGRGMKVARSEDDLSEAVSTARSEALAAFGNDAVYMEKYLGKPRHIEIQVIGDGEGNAIHLGERDCSLQRRHQKVWEEANSPALNVEQRMKIGEVCADAMRKLKYRGAGTIEFLYENGEFYFIEMNTRLQVEHPITEAITGIDLVHEQIRVASGAGLSVTQEEVVFSGHAIECRINAEDPRTFVPSPGTITHFHAPGGLGVRVDSGAYQGYRIPPYYDSLIGKLIVHGRTRVECMMRLRRVLDEFVIDGIKTTLPLFQDLINNQDIANGDYDIHWLEHYLAQPSE is encoded by the coding sequence ATGATTTCCAAGATCCTCATCGCCAATCGCGGCGAAATCGCCCTTCGGGTCCTGCGTGCGTGCAAGGAACTCGGAATTGCGACAGTTGCCGTCCACTCCACGGCCGACGCCGATGCAATGCATGTCCGCCTTGCCGACGAGAGCGTTTGCATCGGCCCGCCGCCATCGCGCGACAGCTATCTGAACATCCATCAGATCGTCGCGGCATGCGAGATCACCGGCGCCGATGCCGTGCATCCGGGCTATGGCTTCCTGTCGGAGAATGCCAAGTTCGCCGATATTCTCGACGCGCATGGCATCACCTTCATCGGCCCGACCGCCGATCACATCCGCATCATGGGCGACAAGATTACGGCGAAGGAGACCGCCAAGTCCCTTGGCATTCCCGTCGTTCCCGGCTCCGCCGGTGAGGTAAAGCCGGAGAACGCGCTGACTATCGCCCGCGAAATCGGCTTCCCGGTGCTGATCAAGGCGACGGCCGGTGGCGGCGGACGCGGCATGAAGGTGGCCCGTAGCGAGGACGATCTGTCCGAAGCCGTTTCCACTGCCCGTTCGGAGGCTCTGGCTGCGTTCGGCAACGACGCCGTCTACATGGAAAAATACCTTGGCAAGCCGCGCCATATCGAAATCCAGGTCATCGGCGACGGTGAAGGTAATGCCATCCATCTCGGCGAGCGCGACTGCTCGCTGCAGCGCCGCCACCAGAAGGTCTGGGAGGAAGCCAACTCCCCCGCGCTCAACGTCGAGCAGCGGATGAAGATCGGCGAAGTCTGCGCCGACGCCATGCGCAAGCTGAAATATCGCGGCGCCGGCACCATCGAGTTCCTCTATGAGAACGGTGAGTTCTACTTCATCGAGATGAACACCCGCCTGCAGGTGGAACACCCGATCACCGAGGCTATCACTGGCATCGACCTTGTCCACGAGCAGATCCGCGTCGCTTCCGGCGCCGGCCTGTCGGTGACACAGGAAGAGGTGGTCTTCTCCGGCCATGCCATCGAATGCCGCATCAATGCCGAGGACCCACGTACTTTCGTGCCCTCGCCCGGCACGATCACGCATTTCCATGCGCCCGGCGGTCTTGGCGTGCGCGTTGATTCCGGCGCCTATCAGGGCTACCGGATCCCGCCCTACTACGATAGCCTGATCGGCAAGCTGATCGTGCATGGACGTACCCGCGTCGAATGCATGATGCGCCTGCGCCGCGTGCTGGACGAATTCGTCATCGACGGCATCAAGACGACGCTGCCGCTGTTCCAGGACCTGATCAACAATCAGGACATCGCCAACGGCGATTACGACATCCACTGGCTGGAGCACTATCTGGCCCAGCCGTCCGAATGA
- a CDS encoding aminotransferase class I/II-fold pyridoxal phosphate-dependent enzyme has product MKPLSTRSSVEPFHAMDVLAEATKRREAGYPVISMAVGQPSHPAPKAALEAARAALVHGRLGYTDALGTSSLRIAIAKHYRTRYGVEVDPQRVAVTTGSSAGFNLAFLALFDPGDCVAIARPGYPAYRNILAALGLTVVEVEADAESGFTLTPHSLEAAAAKAGKPLNGVLLASPANPTGTVTGKDGLKALADYCHDRGTAFISDEIYHGLTFAGEETTALAVTDEAVVINSFSKYYCMTGWRIGWMVLPETQVRAFERIAQSLYISPPELSQIAAEAALGAEAELDVYKASYAANRELLLKRLPEIGFSIASPMDGAFYAYADVSRFTNDSMDFARRMLAEINVAATPGLDFDPLEGHRAMRFSYAGAEADMAEAMDRIARWLT; this is encoded by the coding sequence TTGAAGCCGCTTTCCACCCGCAGCTCCGTCGAACCCTTCCACGCCATGGATGTTCTGGCCGAAGCAACGAAACGCCGTGAGGCCGGATATCCGGTTATTTCCATGGCTGTGGGGCAGCCGAGCCATCCGGCGCCGAAGGCCGCATTGGAAGCTGCGCGCGCGGCACTCGTGCACGGGCGGTTGGGCTATACGGATGCGCTTGGAACCTCCTCGCTCCGGATCGCGATCGCCAAGCACTATCGCACGCGCTACGGCGTGGAGGTCGATCCGCAGCGGGTCGCGGTGACGACGGGATCGTCGGCCGGCTTCAATCTGGCGTTCCTGGCCCTGTTCGATCCCGGCGACTGCGTTGCCATCGCCCGGCCTGGCTATCCGGCCTACCGCAACATCCTGGCAGCGCTCGGCCTGACGGTCGTCGAAGTCGAGGCGGATGCCGAAAGCGGGTTCACGCTGACGCCGCACAGTCTCGAGGCGGCCGCGGCAAAAGCCGGAAAACCACTGAACGGTGTTCTTTTGGCAAGTCCTGCCAATCCGACCGGCACTGTCACGGGCAAGGATGGGCTGAAGGCGCTGGCCGATTACTGCCACGACCGCGGCACGGCCTTCATCTCCGACGAGATCTACCACGGCCTGACCTTTGCGGGCGAGGAGACGACCGCGCTCGCCGTCACCGATGAGGCAGTGGTCATCAATTCCTTCTCGAAATACTATTGCATGACCGGTTGGCGGATCGGCTGGATGGTGCTGCCGGAAACGCAGGTGCGTGCCTTCGAGCGCATCGCCCAGAGCCTCTATATCTCGCCGCCGGAACTGTCGCAGATCGCCGCCGAGGCTGCCCTTGGGGCCGAGGCCGAGCTTGACGTCTACAAGGCATCCTATGCCGCGAACCGCGAGCTCCTGTTGAAACGCCTGCCTGAGATCGGCTTTTCCATCGCCTCGCCGATGGACGGCGCCTTCTACGCCTATGCCGATGTCAGCCGGTTCACCAATGACAGCATGGATTTCGCCAGGAGGATGCTGGCGGAAATCAACGTCGCGGCAACGCCAGGGCTGGATTTCGACCCGCTCGAAGGGCACCGTGCGATGCGGTTTTCCTATGCCGGCGCAGAGGCCGACATGGCCGAGGCGATGGATCGCATCGCCCGCTGGCTGACGTAA
- a CDS encoding GNAT family N-acetyltransferase has translation MFFVRSASERDLARVSALLSETWHATYDTLYGVEKVAQLTARWHSVPALKARLSRKNAEFVVADNGKDIGGMGFAAMSETLKKGAVLHQLYVLPKFQRQGIGRDMFAELETCFPDAEFMQLEVEPENHAAVAFYEAHGFVKIGETANCGDGQSGIPAIIMEKPLG, from the coding sequence GTGTTCTTCGTCCGCTCAGCTTCGGAGCGCGATCTTGCCAGGGTGAGCGCGCTTCTCAGCGAAACATGGCACGCCACCTATGACACCCTTTATGGCGTTGAAAAGGTCGCGCAGCTGACGGCGAGATGGCATTCGGTGCCGGCGCTGAAGGCAAGGCTTTCCCGCAAGAATGCTGAGTTCGTGGTAGCGGACAACGGCAAGGATATTGGCGGCATGGGCTTTGCTGCGATGTCGGAAACCCTCAAGAAGGGCGCGGTCCTGCATCAGCTCTATGTCCTGCCGAAATTCCAGCGCCAGGGCATCGGCCGCGACATGTTCGCCGAACTCGAAACCTGCTTTCCCGACGCCGAGTTCATGCAGCTCGAAGTGGAGCCCGAGAACCACGCGGCCGTGGCCTTCTATGAAGCACACGGTTTCGTGAAAATCGGCGAGACGGCCAATTGCGGCGACGGCCAATCGGGCATTCCCGCGATCATCATGGAAAAGCCGCTCGGCTGA
- a CDS encoding DsbA family protein, whose amino-acid sequence MAFNARKTIAATLILLSATAALPQGAQALDDKQKQEIGQFIKEYLVANPEILLEAQQALKKKQADEQLQQAEAAISDNEKAIFQSKYDVTLGNPNGDVTIVEFYDYNCGYCKRALSDMDAILEKDKNVRFVLKELPILGPDSMAAHKVSAAFREIAPEKYGNFHRALLGGEERATEETAIAVAGKLGVAEADLRKKMDENTQDEAVKEAYTLANNLGITGTPSYVVGREAVFGAVGAEELETKVANVRACGKTSC is encoded by the coding sequence ATGGCATTCAACGCTCGAAAGACCATCGCCGCAACGCTTATCCTGCTTTCGGCGACGGCTGCGCTGCCTCAAGGAGCGCAGGCGCTGGATGACAAGCAGAAGCAGGAGATCGGCCAATTCATCAAGGAATACCTCGTCGCAAATCCGGAAATCCTCTTGGAAGCGCAGCAGGCGCTGAAGAAGAAACAGGCCGACGAGCAGCTGCAGCAGGCGGAAGCTGCCATCAGCGACAATGAAAAAGCGATTTTCCAGTCGAAATATGATGTCACGCTCGGTAATCCGAACGGCGACGTGACCATCGTCGAGTTCTACGACTACAATTGCGGCTACTGCAAACGCGCCCTGTCCGACATGGACGCCATTCTCGAAAAAGACAAGAACGTCCGTTTCGTGCTGAAGGAACTGCCGATCCTCGGACCGGATTCGATGGCCGCGCACAAGGTAAGTGCCGCCTTCCGTGAGATTGCGCCGGAGAAATACGGTAATTTCCACCGCGCGCTGCTCGGCGGCGAGGAACGTGCAACGGAGGAAACGGCAATCGCCGTTGCCGGGAAGCTCGGCGTTGCGGAAGCCGACCTTCGCAAGAAGATGGACGAGAACACACAGGACGAAGCCGTCAAGGAAGCGTATACGCTTGCCAATAACCTCGGCATCACCGGCACGCCCTCCTATGTCGTCGGCCGGGAGGCCGTTTTCGGCGCGGTTGGCGCAGAGGAACTGGAAACGAAGGTCGCGAATGTCCGCGCTTGCGGCAAGACCAGCTGCTGA